The Nitrosopumilus sp. DNA window TTTATCTAAAGAAAACATTATTCACATTAACCTTAATTTGTTTGAAAAATGTATTGGTGGATGATTTAGATCAATTACAAATCCTTTGGAATCTATACTTGATGCCAATACTGGATTTCTTATTTCTGCACGAAAGCATTTCAATATTGGGATGTGATTTCCGGGCTTAATCAAAGCAGGCACATTTCTTACCGAATTAGGTAGATAGTTTTGGTATGTTATTTACTATGAAGATAAGACTGTAATAACATTTTAAGACATTTTAACCACCAAAGAAAAAATCATTACAAACAAAAATAATACTGGGAACCATGAGCTTATCAAAGTTATTCAAATACCTTATGAATCTCAAAAATAACATTACTATTCATCTACAAAACTGATTTCAGATGAAGGAAATATGGACAGATAAATATCTGAATAATTATCCTATTCCTACAATGATCAGCATTATCACCATCTTCTTGTTCCCATGAGTCAGATTTTCTAAAACGGTTTCAAATATACACATATCTGTATCTATTTTAATACTTAATTTGGTGCAGATGATGGTGATGATTTCTACTGTATCTTTTAAGTAAAAATGACATACATATATCATCCTGTTGAAAAAGAGTAATTTTCAGTATATTAGTTCGGTTCTAGTTTTCATCCGTTGAGTAAAATTTAGCCCAATCGTTTTAATCAAAAACTTCTATGAATCATTTATTCATTAGTGTTCTAAGTTAACTTTGTAAATCTATGTACTATTAAATGATAAATCTGAATGTTGGAAACAACTCTATATATGCAACTCATCCTAAAACTCTCCAATACATCATAATTGACGCAATGTTAACAAACGCAAGATAATTCTCGGCTATTCTTTCATATCTGATTCTAATTCTATGGAATCCATTCTTCAACCAAGTAAAGAATCTTTCTACAACGTAACGAGTCTTGTTGTAATTTGCATGGTGAACTGTTTTTGTTTTAAAATTTCTATGTGGAATGCATGGTGTAATGTGTCTGCCTTCCAAATAATCTCTAATGGTTTTGGAATCATAACCCTTGTCTGCATAGACTGATTTAATTTTCTCTATCGAACTGTTATCCAGATGATCAGAAATGTTTTCCATCACGTCAACTAGTTTTGTGGAATCATGCTTGTTTGCAGAATCAATAATTATAGATATTGGCAATCCATTTTGATTAACTGCAACATGTATCTTTGTGCCTGTAATTCTTTTGAATCCATCATAATCAACTATGTTTCCCTTTTTTTGGCAGGGATTGTAGATGAATCAACTGATATTTTTTGTAGATTTAGCTTTCCAGATTTATGTGCAGATTTGATTGCTGCAGACAGAATATCTTTCCAGATTCCTTGCTCTTGCCATTCTTGTAATCTGAGATGTGCCGTAGATTTTGAACCATATTGTTTTGGTATCTCGCTCCATCTGCATCCTGCAATCAAAACGTAAATTATTCCATTGATAGTCTTTCTATCATCACATCTAGGCCTTCCAGTATGTGCTGGTTTTGGAATATATTTTAAAATCATATTCCATTGCTTGTCTGTCAATTCTGTAAATTGCATGAAATGAATTTTGTGTCAATACAAATAGATCTAAATGATCGTCATTATTTTACTAAATGATTAGTTTTAGGATGAGTTGATGATCTTACTATTGAAAAGCAAAACTAGGATATTTTATTGTATGCCCAAAAACTAACATAATGATCAACTAAATCAATTTTGCTTTACTTATGGAACTTAAAGGATAATTATTGATGCACAATATGGGGAATTTTTTTAAAAAGAACTGGCAACGTTCTTCTTCAAGTTCTACCGATAAATTACGCCACATAGTTCACAAAGAAGCCCCACTAAAACCAAGAATTACAGAGGCAATAAAACGCCTAAACATCCCATTACTCAAGCTAGATTCAATGCATCAAAAAATACATCAGCAAAATCAAACAGTATTTCAAAAAGTAATAGATGCACAAAAAAATAACGAGATCGAAAAGGCTTCTATGCTTGCAACTGAGCTTGCAGAAATGCGCAAACAAGAAAAGATGATTGAAAATGCAAGACTGGCTTTGGAGAAAATCAAGATAAGACTGACGACTGTAGAAGACTTTGGTGAGGCAATGATTGCAATGCAGCCTGCAATGTCTGTTGTAAGTTCAAT harbors:
- a CDS encoding IS5 family transposase, which encodes MVDYDGFKRITGTKIHVAVNQNGLPISIIIDSANKHDSTKLVDVMENISDHLDNSSIEKIKSVYADKGYDSKTIRDYLEGRHITPCIPHRNFKTKTVHHANYNKTRYVVERFFTWLKNGFHRIRIRYERIAENYLAFVNIASIMMYWRVLG
- a CDS encoding transposase — encoded protein: MQFTELTDKQWNMILKYIPKPAHTGRPRCDDRKTINGIIYVLIAGCRWSEIPKQYGSKSTAHLRLQEWQEQGIWKDILSAAIKSAHKSGKLNLQKISVDSSTIPAKKRET